The Nicotiana tabacum cultivar K326 chromosome 14, ASM71507v2, whole genome shotgun sequence genome contains a region encoding:
- the LOC142168815 gene encoding uncharacterized protein LOC142168815 — MKLAVRGKSKLGFVDGSCVKSMYRGELAEQWEKCNAIVLNCITKARDKFCNHLLFENELDILVPKPGCGCEESRPSLEYLSQQRLLQFLMGLNESYSNVRSNVLMKRLVVTVNEAYAIVTQEERQRALGVADMNKDPLTMMAGKPRYNRPKKIGMICEHCGYKGHLKENCYKIVGYPANFKSKKKTHVTGGSRIFTNNANAEEISNSEGQPQGHYLIQEQFKQLVGLLLNKPTGAKYSTNMVGIVSLMSNATEKDWIVDTGATHHITCNKDLLDTLKIIGGYRSVQLPTGKTSNITHTGNAQILGNQKVNGKVLGIGREHKGLYIIKQRDAENKALVAGTIANEGAETCDSLLASYGIIHQTSCPYTSQQNRNMERKLMHILEVARSLKFQSGVPIRYWGDCVKTAVYVINRLPTPVLKGRTPYELLYGKEPEVDHLRVFGCQCHATTFPREDKLAPRARKAVFIGYSEIQKGYILFPISNHVRYEHLTTSYQAYLQAFSVLVEPKSFKEAAQDPQWIEAVEQKIQALEDNHTWEIVDLSIRKQEDKQLEDAGKYQKLIVKLLYLTIIRPDIIFAVQVLSQFMQNPKQSHLDATLRVVRYIKRSPGLGILLKKGEANNSTVFYDSDWTACPYTRRSTTRYIVKLGDSLLSWKSKKRQTISRSSAEPKYKSMAAAITEAVWMVGLLEELENIVIKLVHLHCDGKVALQIVANPIFYERTKYIEIDCHFVRERIKTGLITTEYVSTK, encoded by the exons ATGAAGCTAGCAGTTAGGGGAAAGAGCAAGCTTGGTTTTGTAGACGGAAGTTGTGTGAAAAGCATGTATAGAGGTGAATTAGCAGAGCAGTGGGAGAAGTGCAATGCGATTGTGCT AAATTGCATCACTAAGGCAAGGGACAAATTCTGTAACCACCTACTATTCGAAAATGAATTAGACATACTAGTACCAAAACCAGGTTGTGGCTGTGAAGAATCTAGGCCATCACTTGAATACCTATCACAACAACGTTTGTTACAGTTTCTTATGGGCCTAAACGAAAGCTATAGTAATGTGAGAAGCAATGTGTTGATGAAAAGGCTTGTAGTCACTGTGAATGAAGCTTATGCCATAGTGACTCAAGAAGAGAGACAAAGGGCTTTAGGAGTGGCTGATATGAACAAGGACCCATTGACTATGATGGCAGGGAAGCCTCGATACAACAGACCTAAGAAGATAGGAATGATATGTGAACATTGTGGGTATAAGGGACATTTGAAGGaaaattgctacaaaatagtAGGATATCCAGCCaattttaaaagcaagaaaaagaCTCATGTTACAGGAGGAAGCAGGATATTTACCAACAATGCAAATGCAGAAGAAATCAGCAACTCTGAAGGTCAACCACAAGGGCATTACCTGATACAAGAACAGTTCAAGCAACTAGTAGGACTGTTGCTGAACAAACCTACAGGTGCAAAATATTCCACAAACATGGTAGGTATTGTTTCATTAATGTCCAATGCCACAGAAAAAGATTGGATAGTAGATACAGGTGCCACTCATCACATAACCTGTAATAAGGATTTACTAGATACACTTAAGATCATTGGTGGCTATAGAAGTGTACAGTTGCCAACAGGGAAGACATCAAACATTACACATACAGGAAATGCACAGATTCTAGGAAATCAGAAAGTGAA CGGAAAGGTATTGGGGATTGGAAGAGAACATAAAGGATTGTACATAATAAAGCAAAGGGATGCAGAAAACAAAGCACTAGTGGCAGGCACAATTGCAAATGAGGGAGCAGAAACA TGTGATAGCTTGTTGGCTTCTTATGGTATTATTCATCAAACTAGTTGCCCCTATACATCACAACAAAATAGAAATATGGAAAGAAAGCTCATGCACATCTTAGAGGTGGCCAGATCACTGAAGTTTCAAAGTGGAGTTCCTATAAGGTATTGGGGTGATTGTGTTAAGACTGCAGTATATGTGATCAACAGACTGCCTAcaccagttttgaagggaagAACTCCCTATGAGCTGTTATATGGCAAAGAACCTGAGGTGGATCACCTGAGGGTATTTGGTTGTCAATGTCATGCAACAACCTTTCCTAGGGAAGATAAGTTAGCACCTAGGGCTAGGAAGGCAGTATTTATTGGGTACTCAGAAATACAAAAGGGCTACATACT GTTTCCAATTTCCAATCATGTTAGGTATGAACATCTTACCACATCATATCAAGCTTATTTACAAGCTTTCTCAGTTCTTGTGGAACCTAAATCCTTCAAAGAGGCAGCACAGGATCCACAATGGATAGAAGCAGTGGAACAGAAAATACAAGCATTAGAAGATAATCACACTTGGGAGATTGTAGACCTTTCTATTAGGAAGCAAG AAGATAAGCAATTGGAGGATGCAGGAAAATACCAAAAGTTGATAGTAAAGCTACTTTATTTGACCATCATAAGGCCAGATATAATCTTTGCTGTTCAAGTGTTGAGTCAATTTATGCAGAATCCTAAACAATCACACTTAGATGCAACCTTAAGAGTGGTGAGGTACATCAAGAGATCCCCAGGCTTAGGTATACTGCTGAAGAAAGGTGAAGCAAACAACTCTACAGTATTTTATGATTCAGACTGGACAGCTTGCCCATATACTAGAAGATCAACTACGAGATACATTGTCAAACTAGGAGACTCTCTACTGTCCTGGAAGTCCAAGAAGCGACAAACAATCAGCAGAAGCTCAGCAGAACCAAAATATAAGAGCATGGCTGCAGCAATTACAGAGGCAGTTTGGATGGTTGGATTGCTAGAAGAACTGGAAAATATTGTGATTAAACTAGTGCATTTACACTGTGACGGCAAAGTTGCTTTGCAAATAGTAGCCAATCCCATATTTTATGAGAGAACCAAGTATATAGAAATTGATTGCCATTTTGTTAGGGAAAGGATCAAGACAGGACTAATCACTACTGAATATGTGTCCACCAAATAA